The following proteins come from a genomic window of Natrinema saccharevitans:
- a CDS encoding Gfo/Idh/MocA family protein — protein sequence MTPPLLNRWTDSSALSLGILGVGNIGMVHLKSAAAMPSVEPVAAADAVPANRERAERAGVSRTYDDYAALLAAEDLDAAVVALPPFLHADAVERAAEAGVDVFVEKPLARSTEEADRLLETAREADIAVGVDHTLRYQPDMQGVKAAYDEGSVGHVPYASITRLNDGPLGRPPAADAPASWPLDADAAGGGSLLELGVHCFDVLEWLFGDLEVRDASTGRTLETDVEDAATVLMAAPETETTITLHCGSYQWEQLPEVNTRLRLEGVTGTISNDAYLPENFYADAARSALSNVASRLAGDEPDVFGPTFYLQAHYDALADFCEAVREGERPPVDGEDGRRTLALAERAYELAAAEAGETDGAADDADSETGGTADDPGTPEVTR from the coding sequence ATGACTCCACCGCTTCTGAATCGTTGGACGGACTCGAGTGCGCTCTCGCTCGGTATCCTCGGCGTCGGCAACATCGGCATGGTACACCTGAAATCGGCGGCGGCGATGCCGTCGGTCGAACCCGTTGCGGCCGCCGACGCCGTCCCGGCAAACCGCGAGCGGGCGGAACGGGCCGGCGTCTCGCGGACCTACGACGATTACGCCGCGTTGCTCGCCGCCGAAGACCTGGACGCGGCAGTGGTCGCACTGCCGCCCTTTCTCCACGCCGACGCCGTCGAGCGGGCCGCGGAGGCCGGCGTCGACGTCTTCGTCGAGAAACCGCTGGCCCGCTCGACCGAGGAGGCCGACCGGCTCCTCGAGACGGCCCGCGAGGCCGACATCGCCGTCGGCGTCGATCACACGCTGCGCTACCAGCCGGACATGCAAGGCGTCAAGGCGGCCTACGATGAGGGCAGCGTCGGCCACGTCCCCTACGCCTCGATCACCCGCCTCAACGACGGGCCGCTCGGCCGACCGCCGGCCGCGGACGCCCCCGCGTCCTGGCCGCTCGACGCCGACGCCGCCGGCGGCGGCTCCCTGCTGGAACTCGGCGTTCACTGCTTCGACGTCCTCGAGTGGCTGTTCGGCGACCTCGAGGTGCGGGACGCGTCGACGGGGCGGACGCTCGAGACCGACGTCGAGGACGCGGCGACGGTCCTCATGGCCGCTCCCGAGACGGAGACGACGATCACGCTGCACTGTGGCTCCTACCAGTGGGAACAGCTCCCCGAGGTCAACACCCGACTGCGCCTCGAGGGCGTAACGGGGACGATCAGCAACGACGCGTACCTGCCGGAGAACTTCTACGCCGACGCGGCCAGATCGGCGCTCTCGAACGTCGCGAGCCGGCTCGCGGGCGACGAGCCGGACGTCTTCGGGCCGACCTTCTACTTGCAGGCCCACTACGACGCGCTGGCGGACTTCTGCGAGGCGGTTCGCGAAGGCGAGCGGCCGCCGGTCGACGGCGAGGACGGCCGCCGGACGCTCGCGCTGGCCGAACGGGCCTACGAACTCGCCGCCGCCGAAGCGGGCGAGACGGACGGTGCGGCTGACGACGCGGACAGTGAGACGGGCGGTACCGCGGACGACCCCGGAACCCCGGAGGTGACCCGATGA
- a CDS encoding DUF362 domain-containing protein produces MKNETVRAAGVDDPDRRGGWDPDVDARLAALESPVRDVLGPALEDLGDADRVTVVPDAHYPFHPSSGMVTDPAVVAAIVARLEERTDAEIAVAGATDDRIHFDRTATYLGYPALLERFDADLVDLADEPRTGGLSGVEDEPVALSVPTRLAGDAVVVVPSLRPTVDGPVAGAMRTLAARVDCDAGADRGPVAVTRSVEPTLAVLDATVAYGGDPIAADALFAGSAPAVDAVATSLLGRSLEADPALATTRRTDEPVAVEGAGVDVDRLRDRIAGGDLPPADDPHPAVTTAYRVYAAVAGDAVPPQLEGGR; encoded by the coding sequence ATGAAAAACGAGACGGTCCGTGCGGCCGGCGTCGACGACCCCGATCGCCGCGGCGGCTGGGACCCCGACGTCGACGCCCGGCTGGCCGCCCTCGAGTCGCCCGTCCGGGACGTCCTCGGCCCTGCACTCGAGGACCTGGGCGACGCCGATCGGGTTACGGTCGTCCCCGACGCACACTACCCGTTCCACCCCTCCTCGGGGATGGTGACCGATCCCGCGGTCGTCGCCGCGATCGTCGCCCGTCTCGAGGAGCGGACCGACGCCGAGATCGCCGTCGCGGGCGCGACCGACGACCGGATCCACTTCGATCGGACCGCGACGTATCTGGGGTATCCGGCCCTGCTCGAACGGTTCGACGCCGATCTCGTCGATCTCGCGGACGAGCCCCGCACCGGCGGCCTCAGCGGGGTCGAGGACGAGCCGGTCGCGCTCTCCGTTCCGACCCGGCTCGCCGGGGACGCGGTCGTCGTCGTCCCGTCGCTGCGGCCGACCGTCGACGGTCCCGTCGCTGGCGCGATGCGGACCCTCGCCGCCCGCGTCGACTGCGACGCGGGAGCGGATCGGGGCCCCGTCGCGGTCACCCGGTCGGTCGAACCGACCCTCGCCGTCCTCGACGCGACGGTCGCCTACGGCGGCGACCCGATCGCCGCGGACGCGCTGTTCGCCGGCTCGGCTCCCGCCGTCGACGCCGTCGCCACCTCCTTGCTCGGGCGCTCGCTCGAGGCCGACCCCGCGCTCGCGACCACCCGTCGTACCGACGAGCCGGTCGCCGTCGAGGGGGCTGGCGTCGACGTCGATCGCCTGCGGGACCGGATCGCAGGCGGCGACCTGCCGCCGGCGGACGATCCCCACCCCGCCGTCACGACCGCCTATCGAGTCTACGCGGCGGTGGCCGGCGACGCCGTGCCCCCGCAGCTCGAGGGGGGTCGATGA
- a CDS encoding NAD-dependent epimerase/dehydratase family protein: MTVPADAPTAAVTGATGFLGSHLCERLLAEGWTVRGLCRPTSDRGDLTGVDWYVGDLADGETLRELVDGADVVFHLAGIGLWSAGPATIWAVNRDGTERVLAACRGGDVGRVVFTSTAGTRRPQGDDAFADETDVAEPVGAYQASKAAAEELVDDYAADGGDAVTVHPTSIFGPGDGAFTAQLLAMGVEPTMPAHLPGGLSIVGVADVVDGLVAATERGESGDHYILGGENLTYDRAVSRIADAVDGSPARIRVPATAIRAAGPVAEVVDAVADRRVFPFDRDMAELATRRLFYTSRKASEELGYEYRPLEAHVPEAMEWYRAEVQ; the protein is encoded by the coding sequence ATGACCGTGCCAGCCGACGCCCCCACTGCGGCGGTCACCGGCGCGACGGGGTTTCTCGGCTCGCACCTCTGCGAGCGGCTGCTGGCCGAGGGCTGGACCGTTCGAGGCCTCTGCCGGCCGACCTCGGACCGGGGCGACCTCACGGGCGTCGACTGGTACGTGGGGGATCTCGCCGACGGCGAGACGCTCCGAGAGCTCGTCGACGGCGCGGACGTGGTCTTTCACCTCGCGGGGATCGGGCTCTGGAGCGCCGGCCCGGCGACGATCTGGGCGGTCAACCGCGACGGCACGGAGCGGGTCCTCGCGGCCTGTCGCGGCGGCGACGTGGGTCGAGTCGTGTTCACCAGCACGGCCGGGACGCGCCGCCCGCAGGGCGACGACGCGTTCGCCGACGAGACCGACGTGGCCGAGCCGGTCGGGGCCTACCAGGCCTCGAAGGCCGCCGCGGAGGAGCTGGTCGACGACTACGCTGCCGACGGCGGCGACGCCGTCACCGTCCATCCGACCTCGATCTTCGGCCCCGGCGACGGGGCGTTCACCGCACAGCTGCTCGCGATGGGCGTCGAACCGACCATGCCCGCCCACCTCCCCGGCGGGCTCAGCATCGTCGGTGTCGCCGACGTCGTCGACGGGCTGGTGGCGGCCACAGAGCGCGGCGAGAGCGGCGACCACTACATCCTCGGCGGCGAGAACCTCACCTACGACCGCGCCGTGTCCCGGATCGCCGACGCCGTCGACGGCTCCCCCGCGCGGATCCGCGTGCCCGCGACCGCGATCCGCGCCGCCGGCCCCGTCGCCGAGGTCGTCGACGCCGTCGCCGATCGCCGAGTGTTCCCCTTCGACCGGGACATGGCCGAGCTGGCGACCCGGCGGCTGTTCTACACCTCGAGAAAGGCCAGCGAGGAGCTAGGGTACGAGTATCGGCCCCTCGAGGCCCACGTCCCCGAAGCGATGGAGTGGTACCGGGCGGAAGTCCAATAA
- a CDS encoding DUF7342 family protein, whose amino-acid sequence MSEDGPRVADLEPFPETDADDEVNDAAETEWRAATTAFERVDAVLGRTTDWQRASEIADRARVSEPTARKHLTALAETGRAATKETGTGKRFRRDPDRRRLERVQRLADDHSRAELERSIREMKARIREFEERYDATGPDELVDRLEPDDQDGWDDLSRWKTTRRNLAFAKTARSFAETRLVDARSTETRHTENA is encoded by the coding sequence ATGAGCGAGGACGGTCCACGAGTCGCCGACCTCGAGCCGTTTCCGGAGACGGACGCCGACGACGAGGTCAACGACGCCGCGGAGACGGAATGGCGGGCCGCGACGACGGCGTTCGAACGCGTCGACGCGGTGTTAGGTCGGACGACCGACTGGCAGCGCGCGAGCGAGATCGCCGATCGCGCCCGCGTCTCCGAACCGACCGCACGCAAACACCTCACGGCGCTCGCCGAGACGGGGCGGGCGGCGACGAAAGAGACCGGCACGGGGAAACGGTTCCGTCGCGATCCCGATCGGCGACGGCTCGAGCGGGTCCAGCGACTGGCCGACGACCACTCGCGGGCGGAACTCGAGCGCTCGATCCGCGAGATGAAGGCGCGGATCCGGGAGTTCGAAGAGCGCTACGACGCGACGGGTCCCGACGAACTCGTGGATCGGCTGGAACCGGACGACCAGGACGGCTGGGACGACCTTTCCCGATGGAAGACGACGCGTCGGAACCTCGCGTTCGCGAAGACGGCCCGATCGTTCGCGGAGACGCGACTCGTCGACGCGAGGAGTACCGAGACGAGACACACGGAGAATGCCTGA
- a CDS encoding glycosyltransferase produces the protein MEVLTLTTYADAPFMTQQQAALEERGVSFSTLSVAGEVAADTDRRPVDYVRTVPRVVREAATGYDLIHAHYGLTAPLALAGLGTPVVLSLWGSDIHGPVAPISKAAAPFCDEVVVMSERMREALGRECTVIPDGVDLERFRPEPRARAKARVGWDDEEGRDVLFPYPPAREVKNHPRAERIVSVVDNLREVPVRLRTVHGVAHDAVADYMNAADALLLTSDSEGSPNSVKEALACNLPVVATDVGDVPERLAGVDPAVVATSDEELVEGLLAVLERDERSNGRAAAREVSIDRTADRLLEVYERVAGTVIETTAERERRRVAGTGRLE, from the coding sequence ATGGAGGTCCTCACGCTCACGACGTACGCCGACGCCCCGTTCATGACTCAGCAACAGGCCGCCCTCGAGGAACGCGGCGTCTCGTTTTCGACGCTGTCGGTGGCCGGGGAAGTCGCCGCCGACACCGATCGGCGGCCCGTCGACTACGTCCGGACCGTCCCGCGGGTCGTTCGGGAGGCGGCGACCGGCTACGACCTGATCCACGCCCACTACGGGCTGACGGCACCGCTGGCGCTGGCGGGGCTCGGAACGCCGGTCGTCCTCTCGCTGTGGGGGTCCGACATCCACGGCCCCGTCGCCCCCATCAGCAAGGCGGCCGCGCCGTTCTGCGACGAAGTCGTCGTCATGTCCGAGCGCATGCGCGAGGCGCTCGGGCGGGAGTGTACGGTGATCCCCGACGGGGTCGACCTCGAGCGGTTCCGCCCCGAGCCGCGGGCCCGGGCGAAAGCGCGTGTCGGCTGGGACGACGAGGAAGGCCGCGACGTCCTCTTTCCGTATCCTCCCGCCCGAGAGGTCAAGAACCACCCGCGCGCCGAGCGGATCGTCTCCGTCGTGGACAACCTCCGCGAGGTGCCGGTGCGGCTCCGGACCGTCCACGGCGTCGCCCACGACGCCGTCGCGGACTACATGAACGCCGCCGACGCGCTGCTTTTGACCTCCGATAGCGAGGGGTCGCCCAACTCCGTCAAGGAGGCACTGGCCTGCAACCTCCCCGTCGTCGCCACGGACGTCGGCGACGTTCCCGAACGGCTTGCCGGCGTCGACCCCGCCGTCGTCGCGACGAGCGACGAGGAACTCGTCGAGGGGCTGCTCGCGGTCCTCGAGCGCGACGAGCGATCGAACGGTCGCGCGGCCGCCCGCGAGGTCAGCATCGATCGAACCGCGGACCGGTTGCTCGAGGTCTACGAGCGGGTCGCGGGCACGGTGATCGAGACCACGGCCGAGCGTGAGCGGCGACGCGTCGCGGGGACGGGTCGGCTCGAGTAA
- a CDS encoding DUF354 domain-containing protein: MRILVLANTPAHVHLYRHAVDRLERAGHDVLVLTREYACTTDLLEFFGMPSRVYGGHETDGYSRLGFARELGGQFLTIGIEALRFDPDVIFGRGPYAAYAGTLSRSPVVLVLDDEPGDFNHTVSRPFADCIISPDVTRRDLGDAHYTFDGFKECAYLHPEVFEPTGDVRAYLDVDPDEPYVIVRFNALDALHDTDLEGFRPEQRRDLIERLGEAATVFVSDEGDELDLRDLPARPYDLHPALIHDAMAEAELLVADTGTMATEAALLGTPSLRYRGTDDHEYGEFRELERAGLAEQFDAYDAVRDRSLEILADDGASDRWDRRRREYVGDLVNLTDLLVAVAETRGSIARLDGEAKRALRPRSRSS, encoded by the coding sequence ATGCGGATCCTCGTTCTGGCGAACACGCCGGCACACGTTCACCTGTATCGACACGCGGTCGACCGACTGGAGCGGGCGGGCCACGACGTCCTCGTCCTCACCCGGGAGTACGCCTGTACGACCGACCTACTCGAGTTCTTCGGGATGCCCTCTCGGGTCTACGGCGGCCACGAGACGGACGGCTATTCGCGGCTCGGGTTCGCCCGCGAACTTGGGGGGCAGTTCCTGACGATCGGAATCGAGGCGTTGCGATTCGATCCGGACGTGATCTTCGGCCGGGGACCCTACGCGGCTTACGCCGGCACGCTCTCGCGGTCGCCGGTCGTCCTCGTCCTCGACGACGAGCCCGGCGACTTCAACCACACCGTCTCCCGGCCCTTCGCCGACTGCATCATCTCGCCCGACGTGACCCGCCGCGACCTCGGCGACGCCCACTACACGTTCGACGGCTTCAAGGAGTGTGCCTATCTCCACCCCGAGGTGTTCGAGCCGACCGGCGACGTCCGGGCGTACCTCGACGTCGACCCCGACGAGCCCTACGTCATCGTCCGGTTCAACGCGCTCGACGCGCTCCACGACACCGACCTCGAGGGGTTCCGGCCCGAGCAGCGCCGGGACCTGATCGAGCGACTCGGCGAGGCGGCGACGGTCTTCGTCTCCGACGAAGGCGACGAACTGGACCTGCGGGACCTCCCGGCGCGACCGTACGATCTCCACCCCGCGCTGATCCACGACGCGATGGCCGAGGCCGAACTCCTGGTGGCCGATACCGGCACGATGGCCACCGAGGCCGCGCTGCTTGGCACCCCGTCGCTCCGGTACCGGGGCACCGACGACCACGAGTACGGCGAGTTCCGCGAACTCGAGCGAGCCGGGCTGGCCGAACAGTTCGACGCCTACGACGCGGTCCGGGACCGCTCGCTCGAGATCCTCGCCGACGACGGAGCGAGCGACCGCTGGGACCGTCGGCGGCGGGAGTACGTCGGCGACCTGGTGAACCTGACCGACCTGCTGGTCGCGGTCGCGGAAACCAGGGGCTCGATCGCCCGTCTCGACGGAGAGGCAAAGCGGGCGCTCCGCCCCCGATCGCGCTCCTCGTGA
- a CDS encoding glycosyltransferase family 2 protein, with protein MYKGKRIGVVVTAYDEAAFVGRVIETVPEFVDRIYAVDDASPDESWSVIRRVAERLNERAASEGADPAVAVADGGDDRRVVPIRHEENRGYGAAVKTGYRRAAEDGMDVVAVMNGDGQMDPAILDRIVDPVATGEADYAKGNRLRSPADRAEMSTFRLFGNAVLTGLSKFASGYWSIGDPQNGYTAISREAIEELDLEAITDRYGFLNHILTHLNVADRRVADVPMTAVYGDEESSIRYVPFVRFVSLLLLRSFCWRLKTEYVARSFNPAVVHYAVGSLGLAGGLIGLVGAAARATRGADGFTAGVASFVTTMLGLVSLGSAIRLDAAANEDLERPCADRGVDAERVRRADRTPARRDP; from the coding sequence ATGTATAAGGGCAAGCGGATCGGCGTCGTCGTCACGGCCTACGACGAGGCGGCGTTCGTCGGGCGTGTCATCGAGACCGTCCCCGAGTTCGTCGATCGGATCTACGCCGTCGACGACGCCTCGCCGGATGAGAGTTGGAGCGTGATTCGGCGGGTCGCCGAACGGCTCAACGAGCGGGCGGCGAGCGAGGGTGCCGATCCGGCCGTCGCCGTGGCCGACGGGGGCGACGATCGGCGGGTCGTCCCGATCCGCCACGAAGAGAACCGCGGCTACGGCGCGGCCGTCAAGACCGGCTACCGGCGAGCCGCCGAGGACGGGATGGACGTCGTCGCCGTGATGAACGGCGACGGCCAGATGGATCCCGCGATCCTCGATCGGATCGTCGACCCGGTCGCCACGGGCGAGGCCGACTACGCGAAGGGCAACCGGCTGCGCAGCCCCGCGGACCGCGCGGAGATGTCGACGTTCCGCCTGTTCGGCAACGCCGTGCTCACCGGCCTCTCGAAGTTCGCGTCGGGGTACTGGTCGATCGGCGATCCGCAGAACGGGTACACCGCGATCTCGCGGGAGGCGATCGAAGAACTCGACCTCGAGGCGATCACCGACCGATACGGCTTTCTCAACCACATACTGACCCACCTCAACGTCGCCGACCGTCGGGTCGCGGACGTCCCCATGACCGCCGTCTACGGCGACGAGGAGAGCAGTATCCGCTACGTGCCGTTCGTCCGGTTCGTCTCCCTGCTGTTGCTCCGTAGTTTCTGCTGGCGGCTGAAGACCGAGTACGTCGCCCGGTCGTTCAACCCGGCCGTCGTCCACTACGCCGTCGGCTCGCTGGGCCTGGCCGGCGGGCTGATCGGGCTCGTCGGGGCCGCCGCGCGAGCGACCCGCGGCGCGGACGGGTTCACCGCCGGGGTCGCGTCGTTCGTCACGACCATGCTCGGACTCGTCTCGCTCGGTTCCGCGATCCGGCTCGACGCCGCGGCGAACGAGGACCTCGAGCGCCCGTGTGCAGACCGCGGGGTCGACGCGGAACGCGTCCGTCGTGCGGATCGAACGCCGGCACGGCGGGACCCGTAG
- a CDS encoding nucleotide sugar dehydrogenase, whose amino-acid sequence MDADSSGERGERGGTTVEGLYGSRLLPDRQRERLAAGEIPVAVYGLGKMGLPLAAVYAETTGNVTGVDIDPDVVETVADGGSHVVGEPGLDELVAKQVAAGRLEATTDGPTAAAAARIHVIIVPTLLDAENEPDLTTVESVADDIAAGLAPGDLVIAESTLPPGTCRDVLRPHLASESGLAPDEFGLAFCPERTSSGTALRDIRGQYPKVVGGVDSESTRAAAVVYDELSENAVHPVSDATTAEAVKVFEGIYRDVNIGLANELGRLADELEISAREAIDVANDLPMCQLHDPGPGVGGHCIPYYPHFLLGRTEEPMAVTETARRVNDGMPAAVVERLERELARDDTALADAAVVVLGITYRPGVEETRASPALGVIDALAEFGADVAGVDPLVDPTDYGARPVGIDELGDEAFDAAVVVTPHAAFDRIEWDALEPMVVVDGRDAVDLSGTHHREYDLAGSGDGRPPRGRHREGDGTDGGDAGTTPATIDGGTDV is encoded by the coding sequence ATGGACGCGGACTCGAGCGGCGAACGCGGCGAGCGCGGCGGGACGACCGTCGAGGGGCTCTACGGCTCGCGCCTGTTACCGGACCGCCAGCGCGAGCGCCTGGCGGCGGGCGAGATTCCGGTCGCCGTCTACGGACTCGGCAAGATGGGGCTGCCGCTGGCGGCGGTCTACGCCGAGACCACGGGCAACGTCACCGGTGTCGATATCGATCCCGACGTGGTCGAGACCGTCGCCGACGGCGGGAGCCACGTCGTCGGCGAACCCGGACTCGACGAGCTGGTCGCGAAGCAGGTGGCAGCAGGTCGGCTCGAGGCGACGACCGACGGCCCGACGGCTGCCGCGGCGGCGCGGATCCACGTAATTATCGTGCCGACGCTGCTGGACGCGGAGAACGAGCCGGATCTGACGACCGTCGAGTCGGTGGCCGACGACATCGCGGCCGGGTTAGCTCCCGGCGACCTCGTGATCGCCGAGTCGACGCTGCCGCCGGGGACCTGCCGCGACGTCCTCCGGCCCCACCTCGCGAGCGAGAGCGGGCTCGCGCCCGACGAGTTCGGACTGGCGTTCTGTCCGGAACGGACGTCCTCGGGGACCGCCCTGCGGGACATCCGCGGCCAGTACCCCAAGGTCGTCGGCGGGGTGGACTCCGAGAGTACGCGGGCCGCGGCCGTCGTCTACGACGAACTCTCGGAGAACGCGGTCCACCCCGTCTCGGACGCGACGACCGCGGAGGCGGTCAAGGTCTTCGAGGGAATCTACCGCGACGTCAACATCGGGCTGGCCAACGAACTCGGCCGACTCGCGGACGAACTCGAGATCTCGGCACGCGAGGCGATCGACGTCGCCAACGACCTGCCGATGTGCCAGCTCCACGACCCCGGTCCGGGCGTCGGCGGCCACTGCATCCCCTACTACCCGCACTTCCTGCTCGGGCGAACCGAGGAGCCCATGGCCGTGACGGAGACGGCCCGCCGGGTCAACGACGGGATGCCCGCGGCCGTCGTCGAGCGCCTCGAGCGGGAACTCGCCCGCGACGACACCGCCCTCGCGGACGCCGCGGTCGTCGTCCTCGGAATCACCTATCGGCCCGGCGTCGAGGAGACCCGCGCCTCGCCCGCGCTGGGGGTCATCGACGCGCTGGCCGAGTTCGGGGCCGACGTCGCCGGCGTCGACCCGCTCGTCGATCCGACCGACTACGGCGCGCGTCCCGTCGGCATCGACGAGTTGGGCGACGAGGCGTTCGACGCCGCGGTGGTCGTCACGCCTCACGCCGCGTTCGATCGCATCGAGTGGGACGCCCTCGAGCCGATGGTCGTCGTCGACGGCCGGGACGCGGTCGACCTCTCGGGGACGCACCATCGGGAGTACGACCTCGCGGGCTCGGGCGACGGGCGACCGCCTCGAGGCCGGCATCGTGAGGGCGACGGAACGGACGGCGGCGACGCCGGGACGACGCCGGCGACGATCGACGGGGGAACCGATGTATAA
- a CDS encoding Gfo/Idh/MocA family protein — MNSHDRANATTEEQLRAGVVGVGSMGENHARVYGELPGVELAGVADHDDEVARRVAAEYGTEAVDLETLCERCDAVTVAVPTRAHYETVSTCLEAGVDVLVEKPIAETVEQGQRLAEQAREAGRVLQVGHIERFNPAVRTIGDLIDDLDVISVEAERLGPPIDRTATDNVVFDLMVHDVDIVGALLGERPRSVAAMGVENGRYATATIEYGDAVATVTASRVTQKKVRKLTVTARECLVEVDYLEQSVLIHRDSYPEYLADDGQPRYRHESVVERPHVDNGEPLRYELESFLEAVRTGSAPEVTADDGIAALETVQLIDRLATGPSDEPDEGRLRDREVEA; from the coding sequence ATGAATTCCCACGATCGAGCGAACGCGACGACCGAAGAACAGCTCCGCGCCGGTGTCGTCGGCGTCGGATCCATGGGCGAGAACCACGCGCGTGTCTACGGCGAACTCCCGGGCGTCGAACTCGCCGGCGTCGCCGATCACGACGACGAGGTCGCCCGCCGCGTCGCTGCCGAGTACGGAACGGAGGCGGTCGACCTCGAGACGCTTTGCGAACGCTGTGACGCCGTGACGGTTGCGGTGCCGACCCGCGCGCATTACGAGACGGTCTCGACGTGTCTCGAGGCGGGGGTCGACGTCCTCGTCGAGAAGCCGATCGCCGAGACCGTCGAGCAGGGCCAGCGGCTCGCCGAGCAGGCCCGGGAGGCCGGGCGGGTCCTCCAGGTGGGCCACATCGAGCGGTTCAACCCGGCCGTGCGGACGATCGGGGACCTGATCGACGACCTGGACGTGATCAGTGTCGAGGCCGAACGGCTCGGCCCGCCGATCGATCGGACGGCGACGGACAACGTCGTCTTCGATCTGATGGTCCACGACGTCGACATCGTCGGCGCGCTGCTGGGTGAGCGGCCCCGATCGGTCGCCGCGATGGGGGTCGAGAACGGTCGGTACGCCACTGCGACGATCGAGTACGGCGACGCCGTCGCCACCGTGACCGCGAGCCGCGTCACCCAGAAGAAAGTGCGGAAACTGACCGTCACCGCCCGCGAGTGTCTCGTCGAGGTCGACTACCTCGAGCAGTCGGTGTTGATCCACCGCGACTCCTACCCCGAGTACCTCGCCGACGACGGCCAGCCCCGCTACCGCCACGAGAGCGTCGTCGAACGACCCCACGTCGACAACGGCGAGCCGCTCCGGTACGAACTCGAGTCGTTCCTCGAGGCCGTCCGGACCGGCTCGGCGCCGGAAGTCACCGCCGACGACGGGATCGCGGCCCTCGAGACGGTCCAGTTGATCGACCGGCTCGCCACGGGGCCGTCCGACGAGCCCGACGAGGGACGGCTTCGAGACCGGGAGGTGGAAGCCTGA
- a CDS encoding DegT/DnrJ/EryC1/StrS family aminotransferase, with product MTDTETNAELDADIEETAGSGEATVEADADPVPIADPELSEAAVERVESHLDDGRLADGPEVRAFEEEFAAYCGTDAGVATSNGTTALHAALEAIGLEDGDAVITSPFSFVASANAIRLAGGTPVFADIDPETYTLDPADVRRVLRERDDVAGLLPVHLYGLPADVPALCAIADDHDLFVLEDACQAHGAAVDGTRVGGFGDAACFSFYPTKNMTTAEGGMIVTDRDDVAERAASYVNHGRADDGTGGYDHVELGHNYRMTSLEAAIGRVQLDRLAELNRTRRETAAVYDEALADLPVETPTEPAGHRHVYHQYTIRTDDRDALAATLEERDVGTGIYYETPIHRQPAYETVSSAAATFPAAERAADEVLSLPVHPTLSERDRRLVVEAVRDHFTTQ from the coding sequence ATGACCGATACCGAAACGAACGCCGAGCTCGACGCCGATATCGAGGAAACGGCCGGGTCGGGCGAGGCGACGGTCGAGGCCGACGCCGACCCCGTCCCGATCGCCGATCCGGAACTGAGCGAGGCGGCCGTCGAGCGGGTCGAGTCGCACCTCGATGACGGCCGGCTCGCCGACGGGCCGGAAGTCAGGGCCTTCGAGGAGGAGTTCGCCGCCTACTGCGGAACTGACGCCGGAGTCGCGACCTCGAACGGCACGACCGCGCTGCACGCCGCCCTCGAGGCGATCGGCCTGGAAGACGGCGATGCGGTGATAACCTCGCCGTTTTCCTTCGTCGCGAGCGCGAACGCGATCCGACTGGCCGGCGGTACGCCGGTCTTCGCCGATATCGACCCCGAGACGTACACGCTGGACCCTGCCGACGTCCGGCGCGTTCTCCGCGAGCGCGACGACGTCGCCGGCCTCCTGCCGGTCCACCTCTACGGGCTGCCCGCCGACGTGCCGGCCCTGTGTGCGATCGCCGACGACCACGACCTGTTCGTCCTCGAGGACGCCTGTCAGGCCCACGGTGCGGCCGTCGACGGCACCCGCGTCGGCGGTTTCGGCGACGCCGCCTGCTTCTCGTTCTACCCCACGAAGAACATGACCACCGCCGAGGGCGGGATGATCGTCACCGACCGCGACGACGTCGCCGAACGGGCCGCCAGCTACGTCAACCACGGGCGAGCCGACGACGGAACCGGCGGCTACGACCACGTCGAACTGGGCCACAACTACCGGATGACCAGCCTCGAGGCGGCGATCGGCCGCGTCCAGCTCGATCGGCTCGCCGAACTCAATCGGACGCGTCGCGAGACCGCCGCGGTCTACGACGAGGCGCTGGCCGACCTCCCGGTCGAGACGCCGACGGAGCCGGCCGGCCACCGGCACGTCTACCACCAGTACACGATCCGGACCGACGATCGGGACGCCCTCGCGGCGACCCTCGAGGAACGCGACGTCGGGACGGGGATCTACTACGAGACGCCGATCCACCGGCAGCCGGCCTACGAGACGGTGAGTTCGGCCGCGGCGACGTTCCCGGCGGCCGAGCGGGCGGCCGACGAGGTGCTGTCCCTGCCAGTCCATCCGACCCTCTCGGAACGCGACAGGCGGCTCGTCGTCGAAGCAGTCCGCGATCACTTCACGACCCAATGA